CTATGGAATGTCGCTATGTCGCGATGTTGCTAGTACCATAGTGTTGCCGATCAGATGATTTTACCGAAGCTAGCAAAGTGATGAGAAATGTTGCAAATTAACTTACTGTGAAGGCCGAACAGTACGACGCAGCGTAAAATAAGCTCAATCGCTTTCAAACATACGTGATTTTAGGaataagaaagaaacaacTTAAATAAACGTGATATAACACGTAATTagatattattatttcattcatgGCACAGGTCaacttcaaaaattaaaaaaatataataaacatCGCCAGTTCTAATTTTTATAGTTGATAAACATTCACTTATATGAATTTCTAATATTTACAAATGTTCGTTGTTATTACTATATTCAATGTACAAATATGACTAGACAACTGATATGTACCTACAGTATTCTCATTTATTGGTTACACTGAATTAAAATGAACCTACAATATTCTCATTATTTGGTTACAATTAATAAGATTCTAATCTCAAGCGCTCGCCTGGAAGGATTGTATACTACTATACTTAGCCAAACTAATTGAAATAatgagaaaatagaaaatgaagaaataaaccaaattaatttattacagTCATGAGACTAAATTCAAACATAGAAAGTTTGACTGTTTCATTGAAGTGTGATTAACTAAACGTCATATTTTAATTAGCTATTGTAGCATAAATAAGGATTGGACAAAACAAGAGTAATTTTTGCAGTTCCATTCTATCATCCCATTTACAACAGAAATCATGTAATTTAGAAGTGAACTACaacaataaatgtaaaaaatgttgaaattatTCGTTTGAGATTACAGGTACGAGATACGCTGTTATAGTGGACCGATATAACCtgggaaaaatccgcgtacCTCGAATTTCCgtgtaagtcgaatccggaagtaaaatcgtttatacttcaatgtTAGATAGGAACTGCGTATCTAGGGGACTGCCTGTAATTtataaagcattaaaaaattaacGGACTAAAAACGGGTTTAAATAAAACGGCAGAATTTGAATGTTCAAGGTGTTTATGGCAAAGGTTCGCGAAGTTACCCTGTGCGCGagcaaaaacaattttgaCGGGCGAAAATGGCGCTGTCAAATGCGCtacaacacaaaataaagtCGGAATGTGCTTCATTCAATTGCAAACCGCTTTTCTTCAGATATTGAAATAAACATCGTGGAACAGTAAAAGGAGCCTTATTGAGTACTTTGCACCATTCCGATGTTCTTTTTGGCTCTGGAATCAAAACAGGTTCAAATTCACTAAAGTGACTGCAAACAATACGAAGCATGTACCGACCGGCGGGTTACGAGGATTCCGATGAGGATGATTTCGAAGAATTTGGATATTTCTATAGTTCACCTACCGGGAAACAGGTTACTGCAATTGTAATGAATCGATTCATTATTCTATGTAAAATTAGCTTAGCTGTTGGTGTTTGTTGACTAACTATTCTCGCATCCCACCAGGAAAATAGCGCCTTTATGACGATCCAGGAAGATGATGACACGATGCTCTATAATGCTGTTCTGGACGATAATCTGGAAGAAACGAAACGcattatgaaacaaaatgagTTTTTGCGTTCTGGTGGAGAGCTGCGTCAGGGTTGGCCGGCACTATTTTATGCCTGTTACGAAGCCAAGTTAACAATAGTTAAGTATCTCGTGCAAGAGCAACAGCTTGACGTGAATCGGGAGTATGGGCTGCAGACCGCTCTCATGATTGCATGCAGCTCACCACAAGCATCGGATTGCGTGTATCAGATCGTGCGGTTGCTGCTCGATTACGGCGCCATTATCGGTATGTTGGATCAATACGGATACTCGCCGCTCATGTTTGCCTGTAAGGAAGGTCATCTGAACGTAGTGAAAGAAATCGTGGCCGAATCTTCGCTGCTATCTATCGATAATGAGGGAAACACGGTACAGCAACTACAAATAATGAACCAGCGCTCATCCTCAGCATGATGTGTAATTTTGTGGGTTTTGATTTCGTTGTAGGCGCTGTTCCATGCGGTCAATAACAATCGGTTGGAGGTGGTAAAGGTCTTGCTACGTGCCGGAGCTCCAACTCATACGGTCAATAAGCAGGGCTACACACCAAGACAGTGTGCAATGCACAACAACTTTCTAGACATTGCTGAGCTGTTCCCACCGGAGCAAAAACAGTTCGAGATACCATCCAATTACTTATGTTACAGCAACTATCGTAACTTTATTCACGACATACAGAACGACAATCCGCCCGGCTATTACCCTGACCTAGGCGCGATGTTGGTTGGTATGAATAGCGAAGCAAAGCTTCGCCATTTCGTTGAGCCGGGATTGAATCTATTCGAATTTCTCACGCTTACCGATGAAAGGTTGCGTGAGCTTGGCCTCAAGTACCCGATTGAACGAAAGCGCATACTGCTGGGGTTGTAcgattttcatcaaaaaaaGTGGTCCAAGAACAGTGTATGGACGATGGAAAAACAACGCATTCTAGAGTGAGTACATTCTGTAGATTAACTGTCGGGTATATGTTTCGATTAATAATACATTTACCTTGTTTATGGTTTCAGCTTCTACGACATTTTGGAAGCACTTGGGAATATACTTAAACATTTGACCATCATACATGCATCCTTGGTGTATACGAAGCAGTTAACCGGAGGACATGGTCGAAAAGCTTTTCTTACCACTAAACAATGTGCCGATTTGAACTTACAGTTAATTGAACTTCGGGCGTCCGTAGATGATTTGCAACTTCATATTAAAACCATGCACAAACTCTCCATCCCAAAGCCAGTTATGCTTATAATACCACCAAATAAGGACCAAAGAACCTTTGTAAAAATGATGAAGCTTGGTATCTTTCTAATAGCCGGCGGATTTGTGATGTATCGCAAGTGGATACGGTAATAAGGAAGACAGAAGGGAGATTTCGTTTAGCACAAACGACAAAGCACTGTAAATccataattaaatttcacgAATGTACtggttacaaaacaaaaaaaaaacaatatttgcaaCTTCAtgtgtttatttcaaaaagCCAACAATTTCGCGTTTGCCTAGGCCCTTGGAATTTCTTTGCTCATCCTGCTTAAGTGCACACATCAGTGCGTGGTTAAGCGTTGCACCAACGCTGGTTGCCGTATCGAAGCACTTCTTAAGCGTATCTAAGCGGATCGATCCCTTGCCTGCGGTGTGCACCGTGGTTATCGATTGCACTCCATTCGGACTGCTAGAAACGCCGATCGCTACACTTGCAACGCAGCATTCTTCCTCTTCGGCCGATGGGTCCACGACGCACTGGTCACCGATCTTGCAAACTGTCACTAGAATAGGCGCAGCTGCGACGTCTAAACGTTCACAATCGTACGGATCGTCGGAAAGTATTAAATCCATTGCACCACCGTCATGCATTGCAGTTGAGACGCGTGGAATTCTTGTGTTAAATAGCGCTGCTTTCACGGCTAACGACACTGcatcaaacaaatttcctCCACACTCCAATATTAGGACGTCTACGTACAATTTCCAGCACTGGTGTTTGGCCATTATGCACAAACCGGACAAATCGAAACCTTTCCGCGATTCGTATGCTTTGGCCAGGGTATTTGATATCTCCGTAGCCAACTGTTCACCTCCACGGCCTTCGAACTCGGGTGCGGCGTTCGCAGAGCAATCGATGAAAAAGTCAAGCTTGCCCTCTTTGGGTCGGTCAGGGTGAGGTGTGTCGATTTCAGCTTTTACACCTACCAGTATATCCGTGTTGGCCATTCGGAGCCGAGCCGAACCGGCAGCATGAACAACTATTTCCGATTCAAGTTCCATTGGTCTGTACTCGCGATTAGTGCGCCCATCATTTCGGAGGTTTTTCTAAACGTTAAGTTGAACAATTCGTAAATATCACGCATATTAAATCGTGTAGGGCGGTATATTACCTGTATTCCATGAAAGATGTATGTTTTTTCAGCTTCACTTAATAGAACGTTCGCCATCGTAAAAGAATATTTGTACTATCGTTAAGCTAATATGCAGAAATCATCAAAacttgtaaacaaacaaatgttggCAACCGGTCCGAAAGCATGCAGCTGCTGCCATTGCTCACACATGCACGTCAAACCGGACATAGTTTTAGACAGTTCGATAACACTTTTATGGAAAAATATATCACAGGGTGCTTACAAAATTATTACAGCCCAATTGCATACACAGTGTGGACACTCATCGGTTTATGGTACAGACTGTTGCCAACTGTCAAttccatacaaaaaactgCCTGTTGCGAACTGACGCGGTTTGATACGTGTACAGGTattccccgagatacgctattatagcgtaccgctataacccgggaaaaattcgcgtatatttaaaagaatacattataataaactaaaaacaaatgttttatataacaaaggaagctatttgAAGTCAATTGTACACCATTTTAaatagattttgtgctataaacttaCTCGACTTTCACaaccaaactacacacacacagtttgagTCGATAGATTATAGCACAGCATGCTGTCAATTCCATACAAAAATCGGTCTGATGCGATCCGACGCGGTTTGGTACGTTTAGTTTGAACAGCGTCAGGCTCAGATCAAAAAAAGGTTACGGATGAtttgtgaataaatttttaaagaGTAGATTGCACCAAACTTTGACTAATGGTTGAGCTACAAGATGGGTTGGTcgtaaaacatcaacaaacgcaTCGTCAAACCCATTTCAACGGATGACATCAAGCCGTTCTAGGCGGCCTGGCCAAACACGTTCGGATGATCTGGGAACCGACGATTATAGCAACGCCTGCTGTCAAACAATGTGTgtagttttgcttttccttaaGCCGGTGACCCCGTTAGTTGAAAAAAGTTACTCAGATAAAATATCGATAGCCATGGTTCTCTAATACTACAATGACAAAACAACAGGACAAAACGGCAGTgtataaatcatttattttggTTCCTAGACGGCGTACATTTTAATGTATATTACAACAAGATCAGGTATcattgtgttggtgtgtgaaCTAATTGCGTGGTTTGGTTTAGCGGTACTGAAGAATGTTCCTAAGGCTGTGCTGGCAATATGTTGGTTTCTGGTCAAATTCTTTTTGATCAAAGGATTTCGGTACATTCAGTGAGGGTACAAAAGGTAGGTATAAATTTTATAATCCTTTCGAAATATGCAAACTACATTGGGCGCGTTTATATTATCGTTTGCATTGTGTTATTGATCCTCTTGTTACGATGAGGTGAAATATTGTACAatttcaacgttttttttttattcaataagaacggccaaCGGCATTTCATAAGAACGGCGTATTGCTAATTTCTACGTCTTAACAAAGTCTGAAAAAAGATAGTGTCACGCGATAGACGGTTTTGCAGTCCCCGCGAAGGTAGGGCGATAGCGCTACCAAACCGTTCGGGTAACATGAATCCGTTCCCGCTAGTTGCGAGTACAGGCAATCCCATAATTAGAATATTATTAGCAAAGGCttcattaattaataaatttttacaAGCTAACAAGTTATACTTCCTATTGGTGTTAAATCTTGGATTTTTGGTTTCTGGGTTGAAATCGATTTGATTAGAGGAGTCTAAGACTGTCTCTAtacagttagcgattgtcgcaattgcgattgcgactttgtcaaactctATACAAAAAAGCGAAATGTCGCGTTGTGTCGACCCATGTATAGTCAAACAAAAGTCGCAatcgcaattgcgacaatcgctaactgtgtagaAACAGTCGTATGTGTCTTTTCTCTAAGCGAAATGTTTACAGCTATCTGTAAACAGAATGAAGGCTTAAGAATACTAGTATccgaaattaatttaaaaataaaagaacataACGGAAAAATAGCTACAACAGTTTTAACTAACTTATAATCTAACTTAAAAATTATCTTATTCTTGGTCTTATCCTAACATACCTAGTAGATTAACGAATGTTGAAGAGATTTTAGAGCACTTCAGAATCCAACTGATTACATTTGTGCTGCAATTTGACCAATTATTAAGCAATCAACTCAAACCCTGTTTTTCCATGTAATTCTCTAGAAGAGTAACGAGGAGTCAAATTCATAATGATATTAGGAACTTGTTTTAGTGTCAACTTTAGTGTCGATGTTGTGGGAGCTCAATCTCCCCCTATTCCTCAATCCTCCCCACATATTTCTAATCCTTGAAGTAACCGACTAAGGTTTCAAAACCTCGTTGGAGCCCGTCTCGGAGATTGCTCAGAGTTTGATTTGAATAGATTATAGTTGTGTCATCCGCTAGACTAGTGTCATAGAGTGCTAGACTAGTGCCTGCCATTGTCATTGCTGCCATTGCTATATCCTAAACATGAATCCTTAACGGGTTTTTGTATGGTAACAACTTTGGAAAATGTCCACGTGTGAGGGAATAAACCCAACTACAGGCATTTGTTGAATATACTAGTCAACAGGAGGACAGTCCTGTAGCTGACATGCTTCAGCATGGCATTGAAAATGCGTTTTAGGGGTAGGGTTGGTCTGCGTTTTTTCTTGAGGTCATTAAACATGAATGAAGAGGGAGAGGATGGGTCGATGTTGTGCCCCCCATATGTCGTTGGAAACGTTACCAATCAGCTTCGCGGTAGTTCCGCCGTAGTCTACTTACTTGTGTCCCTGGTGCGTTGATGTTTAGTTTCACTGGCAGGTGGTTCGATGACAGCGCCGTAATGGTAGTCGGGACATCAGCACGGCATCAGCTGCTGATTTCGTTGTGACAGCTGaggttgctggtgttgctgatgAAGCTGCCGctaattttatttcagttgCCGTTGTAGTTTAGGCAACTGGATCTGCTATTGACGATTAGGATAGCTAGGGCTGCAGCAGAGGTGCGCATTGAGACCTATCAATGCTTTGCTATCAATACGGCTTTGTTCTACCCAAGCCAACGGTTGTTCGCACGAAGACCTTGCTGGAATCGGAGATAAGCGAATTGCTGTCTGCGACAGGTTACGCTTTTGAAGGAAGGAATGCGAAATGCCAATCGAACAGGGCACTTCCGGTTGTAAGGACTGTGGCTATCCTTACAGTTAGCACACATTTGACTTAAACCTATCTCCTTTGCACACTGGGAGGTTCGATGGTAGTCGTCACACTTGGTGCACCGTGTATTTATGGCGCAGTGCTTTGTACCATGGCTAAAGTGCAGGCAATTTAGCCATTATAGCACTTTACTTCGTCGAGGCTGGAAACGTCCTCATTTCACGGAGGTGAAGTTAATATGCAAGATTTTGTTTAGCTCCTCTAGATGAATTGTTCTacttgaaaaagaaacaatgatgggtttcgattcgattcgtgTCTTTCACCCACCTACTTTCTTTTGACGGACGTGTAATGGCTTCAGGTTGTAATGGTAAATGGTAATGGTTAACACAAAATGCCTGCAGAAACATTTATTAATCCAAATTATAGAatgtttgtaatatttttaagaaCAACATTATGCACTAAAATatttggaattaaaatttataaagataaactatttttttttaatttcacattaTTTATTGGGTAAAATCTGTTATTTTAGTTTGCACTGCAGCTTTCTGTATCATTGATATGATATCTGCTCTTATTTTTCTTAGGGCTACTTTatcattataattaaattcttttttatcCATAAACTACATTAACTCATCTGTATATGCCTTAGCAGTAAGTAAATCAATTGCTTCAAGAGTGGAACCTTCTTCTGAACCtggtgacattttgttttcgttgctctTCACCGTCTCTGTTATAATATCAGAGTCACTTTTAAAATCATAACCGTGATCGTTTGCATCAACCAACATCTATTCATCTATGTTTTCCTCAAACACGTTTTGAAAACATGATAGCTTGTGCATAGTTTTGGTAATATTATCTATTTCTTCCTGATCATTTTGTTCTGTACTGACTACTGCCACATAATCTGGCAGTATATTGTACCAAGAACTTAGCAAGGTAATTTTTTGGATTTCCTTCCAAGCATTTGATAATGCGAATAACGTATCAAAAATTGTCATTTTCATCCAAAAACCTTACACCTGGTCGTCTTGGTTTAAAAGAGATGTAAGGATCGATGTAAGGATTGATGTCCTATGGGCTGAATCAAGCTGGTTACATTGGGGTTAAAAATGTTGCTCTATTTGTATTTCTATTTGTCTAAGTATTTGCCCTTGTGAAAGCATCTGATTTCATAACATTATGATTCCGTAACTTTCTTTAAATCTTCGTAGCCATCCAGTTGGTGCtttaaaattcttttcatTGCCCATACTAGCACGAAAGAATTTAGCCTTTTCCATCAATATAGGGCCACTAATTGGTATGCCATTTGCTCTTTTCTGGTTAAACCAGGTAAGGAGGGCTATATCTACCTTTTCATGGGTAGATACTTTCATAGATTTTCGCCTCGATGGGCCAGCTGAGTTGTCACACTCtctaaaaaaacattccagtgttgatttttgtttaatgatatCAATTTACCTTTACTCACAGTCTGAATCCGCACAGTATATTGCCGCAAGAATGGAAACAGCTGCACCCTTTTCATAGTTAGCAAAAAgtcaaaacttttccttcaagGAAAGTAGGCGCCTTTTCCAGTTGGTGGAGAGCTGCATTTTGCTGTAAATTTATCAACGAAAATACACTATTATGTCTAATCATGaaattcttctttatcggcaacaacaacctcaagaggttgaCCTGCCAtatctggctttctgtgactttatttacccgtagttgGATTGTCAGTCTTGCGTACGgggaattggtccggatgggattttggtacggtcctgccgtgtgaagaccggcgccgctaccatcatgccatcggGCCGCCCCAATCatgaaattataatttgaaattacctttgtaaagtaaaaaaaacaacacaaattcGATAAGTTTCAAATGagtatggtttttttctttatggttCACTCGGTTAAAACTTGGCTGGTATGCCTATGTCAATTAGGTCGCATTTCTAGGAATTTTGGGGATTTCCGGCAACCAATTTTCAATACGCGCTGTTCGTTGAACAGGCAACTTTGAATGAGTCGTTGccagtttcttgtttttcaaacTTGCACACGGTTACAGAATATCGCAAATAAATACTCATTTTTGCGCAATGAGTACCTTGATAATACCAGTTTGAACAAGCATAGAACCCCAACTAGTAAAACCAACAGGTTTTCTCTTTCTGCCTAGCTAACAATCATAACTGGCAAAATGCAAAAGCATGTTGGTCTGGTTAGTTGAAACATaccatgctttgttttgattgcacGATGTAAATATCTATTCAAAAAAGTAcgaaaagtacaaaaaaagtcTATTCAAAAAAAGTACGATGCAAGACCAACACGTAACACTTATGCACACAAGTACTCAAGAGTCTTAAAAcactgtttcgtttgttatAAAACTTCACACGTCCGTTCGGATCAAGAGTCAAACGTCATTTTTGGTACAAGACAGTCCCCTAGATgtgcggttcctcttatacgcggactCGGAGATATGCGGTATGAAAAATACAACAGAATATCGATTATACGGGGCGTGATTAACCAGCGGGTGGATTATCCGTGAGCATGGGAACGAAACtgaaacacaaccaaaccaatTGAAGAGCTAACTACAGGGTGACGCGGCGGTCTACAGTTTGCAACATTGTTTCTcaagtttctttttccttcctgcgATTAGAGTAGTCTGGATTACGCACATCCCATATCAAAGGAATATTTTCGACTATGTCGATCAACTGCTTCTCGTTGATAagcatgttttccattttgctgcaACCAAACTATACTACATGATTTtcgtaataaacaaaaattctaTTAACTTACCTTTGttttgaaacataaaacgatgatgaataaataaacgacGAACGTTAGATAAAATATGAGGCATACACAGAGCAATACCTGTAGTGTAGAACACGGGTTTTCTCAAACAGCACTATGTTTAACGGAAGTTCAAACCTCGTGGTCTTCTGGATTGTTCGCAActggtttaatttttcatgTAACTGTTAGCTCGTTGGCTCTTAACCCGTTTACGTCATGCGATCGACGAGCTTGACGTATGCGTTTACACTGACCGATGCAAAGCGTAATAATTTACACAACAGATACAGTTGCAAGGAACGGTGAATACGTCAAACCATAAGTCACCGTTTGCAACTCATAAGCGGTGTTCAGACGTATGTAGAAGCAGGCGAGCGTGAACGCTGTCAGATTTCACGCTAGCGCGACGTCGCGCCATATCCTGCAATGCAGGAAAAATGAAGCGCGACGCTGCCATCGAACCGTTTACGGCcaactttaaaattaaataactttttaatgCGTGATCCAAATCGGATGAAATATTCTAgtgaaaattaagaaaaaaatatatcttttcaAATCTATCAATAGTTTTCCTCAACtcgtttaaaattataaaagaaaaacagtgtcATCGGTTGCtttttcaaatataatattgttttaatatttaatttattccatgGAAAACTAAATAACTAGTGTATACTTTTGTTTGCCTCAGAAATGGCAtcctataattaaaattgaatcaaaatcCACCCATTTGAAACAGCGACCAAATGAAGGTGTTCACAGGTACGTTGAACGATTCGGAGCGTGAACGGCCCGTTTGACAGCGTTCGCGCCTAGTTCACGCCTGTTTCTACATACGTCTGAACACCGCTATACACGTCGATCGGATATTCCGTTGCCACAAAAATCTTCTGAAATTGTGTGTCTGATGGTGCAACTCGAATTCGGCGGGATACATCTTTGGAATATCAGCAGTAATGGCATATCTATAGCTTCTGGAGTCtaacaatggggtagatcatcccaaaagttagaaagcttaaactttaagcctgtatctgtcaaataatccaggtaccgggctgtaacctttttgtacagattcgtaaaggacatagcattttgacataaagaatgacacaagggatcatttttgtgaaactaaaatttgagaaaaatcgagaaacaagaaaatttaagtttagtaatttgatttaaatttcaatgtatttgaaataatatacaagtctgattatcaaaataatcctttttcagtgcatttcgtaaaaaaaaatttgtttacctttttcgcacacgggaaacatggcctacctggctcagaccagctagcaaaattcattgttttgacatttgtcgagtttgggttttgggtacttgggtactttcattgagaaaccaatctaatccttgtttcctaggcttaacttggcttgccatttgtatgacgagctgtaagcggataagcctggaaatgtcaaaacgcatacaaaaaactggcttagggcgtgatctaccccaatattgAAAACAGTTCACGTTGTACTGTTGGACCCTTTCGTAAAATATCGTTGAGTGTTATGCCTTTCGATGTAGGTGCTGATCCGTCGAACACTACTCTTAGCTTGGTGGTTGTGCTAGATGGTTTCAAGACACAATTATATGGTATGTAGTATGACTCCTTTCCGTTGTCTTCTTCCGAATGCGTAATTTTTCTCATATGACCCAATTGAATGTATTCACGCATGCATCTGGAGTACTGATCGTGTAACTCTGGTTGTCTTGTTAGGCGTCTTTCTGTGGTGTTTAGCTGCTTCGTTTGGGTTTAAATGGAAGATGCACCAAAAATCTACCATCAGTATCTCGATAGTGTATACTTTGAAAATGGGCCATAGTTTCATCGTCATGTCGTGTTGGAACCTCTGCATCACACGCTTCTATCTTGTAAAACTTCGATAGTAGCTAGTATGCAGCTAGTATATCATCATTCGTTTCCCAAATGTCTTCGCCATTACTTGGACACCACTGCTGAAAACTCCTCCTGCTGTCCCCCAACGTAGTTTTTGTCAACATTGGCAGATTGTCTCCCAATTTCAACTGATCTGGTTCAATCAACTGCCAAAACCATTCCGCTCCGATCAACAAACCTATCTTTCCTCTGATGTTTATTCTTATTCTTATGAAAAACAATTCGATATTCTCTTGAATGTGCCAATTCGCGACATCAAATGTACTCTGTGGTAAGTCGGTAGAAATCTTTGGAGTGATCAGTACGTTGACATCAAACTCATAGTTTTTAACACAAGAAGCTATCAT
This region of Anopheles marshallii chromosome 2, idAnoMarsDA_429_01, whole genome shotgun sequence genomic DNA includes:
- the LOC128707531 gene encoding exosome complex exonuclease RRP42, with translation MANVLLSEAEKTYIFHGIQKNLRNDGRTNREYRPMELESEIVVHAAGSARLRMANTDILVGVKAEIDTPHPDRPKEGKLDFFIDCSANAAPEFEGRGGEQLATEISNTLAKAYESRKGFDLSGLCIMAKHQCWKLYVDVLILECGGNLFDAVSLAVKAALFNTRIPRVSTAMHDGGAMDLILSDDPYDCERLDVAAAPILVTVCKIGDQCVVDPSAEEEECCVASVAIGVSSSPNGVQSITTVHTAGKGSIRLDTLKKCFDTATSVGATLNHALMCALKQDEQRNSKGLGKREIVGFLK
- the LOC128708600 gene encoding ankyrin repeat, SAM and basic leucine zipper domain-containing protein 1, which translates into the protein MYRPAGYEDSDEDDFEEFGYFYSSPTGKQENSAFMTIQEDDDTMLYNAVLDDNLEETKRIMKQNEFLRSGGELRQGWPALFYACYEAKLTIVKYLVQEQQLDVNREYGLQTALMIACSSPQASDCVYQIVRLLLDYGAIIGMLDQYGYSPLMFACKEGHLNVVKEIVAESSLLSIDNEGNTALFHAVNNNRLEVVKVLLRAGAPTHTVNKQGYTPRQCAMHNNFLDIAELFPPEQKQFEIPSNYLCYSNYRNFIHDIQNDNPPGYYPDLGAMLVGMNSEAKLRHFVEPGLNLFEFLTLTDERLRELGLKYPIERKRILLGLYDFHQKKWSKNSVWTMEKQRILDFYDILEALGNILKHLTIIHASLVYTKQLTGGHGRKAFLTTKQCADLNLQLIELRASVDDLQLHIKTMHKLSIPKPVMLIIPPNKDQRTFVKMMKLGIFLIAGGFVMYRKWIR